The Coffea arabica cultivar ET-39 chromosome 1e, Coffea Arabica ET-39 HiFi, whole genome shotgun sequence genome has a window encoding:
- the LOC113696365 gene encoding uncharacterized protein, with the protein MRAPPFTDDINGEMVLPNFKLPNLHTYDGRGDPEDHLRAFISAFRLYCVPDAVICRAFPIFLHGNARKWFWSLEPGCISSLDELIDRFIHRFVSSRPITKTSAYLLNLQQGQGESLRSYAQRFNEENVQIPDQNEQVTIAAFTNGLVAGIFNTEIHRQYPHTLRELWERVDQEIRSEDVNRMKREAQASRTGQDPRRRKDTGRGEQGPSGTSNQLRDRRSVFDRIVKGRTSTSDAELTPLNSSRTHVLAVMRQNHLGRNPPEIPGRRDKRNSNLYCAYHRDVGHETEDCNDLKREIENLIRQGYLKQFVRKDGGFNRSVSHRKNRGPRRDDRRDTNMHCRGPENRREDKQPPRDGSPGYGPNIAGVINTIAGGPTGGDSQNSRKRTYRQAEMEVAEPSSRLSEVITYGPADPVPAASSNHEALVIEILTNNYVVKKVYVDPGSSVDVLYYRTFESLKLTREQLTPVRTPLVGFGGHVVHPEGMLTLMVTIGRHPRCRTVPVSFAVVKADPPYNMLIGRPTLNALRAVYSTYHLSFKFLTPAGVAEVSSDVGAARKCYLATIQAAVTPRPSPRSEEKRPAVLSIDCIDPQKAGDPNRLEPGDEVELVVLDEAKLDQVVQVGAGLPSPLKEEMISLIKDHRDVFAWSADEVVGVPPELMTHQLNVDPQARPVRQKRRHFGPEHSKAISDEVDKLLPAKMIHEIQYPTWLSNPVMVKKDTG; encoded by the coding sequence ATGAGGGCTCCGCCCTTCACTGATGACATCAATGGGGAGATGGTGCTCCCAAACTTTAAGCTTCCAAATTTACACACCTATGACGGCCGAGGCGACCCCGAGGATCACCTCCGTGCCTTCATCTCCGCTTTCCGCCTCTACTGTGTCCCCGACGCTGTGATTTGTCGAGCTTTCCCCATCTTCTTGCATGGGAATGCCCGAAAGTGGTTCTGGAGTTTAGAACCGGGGTGCATTTCCTCCCTGGATGAACTGATAGACCGGTTCATCCATCGCTTTGTGTCGTCTCGACCAATAACAAAGACTTCAGCTTACCTCTTGAACCTGCAACAGGGTCAGGGCGAGTCACTTCGCTCGTACGCCCAAAGGTTCAACGAGGAAAATGTACAGATACCTGACCAGAACGAGCAGGTAACTATCGCTGCCTTCACCAATGGGTTAGTGGCAGGGATCTTCAACACCGAAATCCATCGGCAGTACCCCCATACACTTCGGGAGCTCTGGGAAAGAGTGGACCAGGAAATCCGAAGTGAAGATGTAAATCGCATGAAGCGAGAAGCCCAAGCATCTCGTACGGGGCAAGATCCCCGGAGGAGGAAAGACACAGGCCGAGGTGAACAAGGCCCAAGTGGCACTTCAAACCAACTCCGAGACCGCCGGAGTGTCTTCGATCGAATCGTAAAAGGCAGAACGTCCACCTCGGACGCCGAGCTGACACCCCTCAATTCGAGCCGGACCCATGTCCTGGCTGTGATGAGGCAGAATCACCTCGGCCGCAACCCTCCCGAAATTCCGGGGAGGAGAGATAAGAGGAACTCAAACCTCTATTGTGCCTATCATCGGGATGTTGGGCACGAGACCGAAGACTGTAATGATCTGAAGCGAGAGATCGAGAATTTGATCCGGCAAGGATACCTGAAGCAATTCGTCCGCAAGGATGGAGGCTTCAACCGAAGCGTCTCCCACCGGAAGAACCGGGGCCCCCGCCGAGACGACCGACGGGACACGAACATGCATTGCCGGGGTCCCGAAAACCGTAGGGAGGACAAGCAGCCTCCACGCGATGGATCACCGGGCTACGGCCCCAACATCGCTGGGGTGATCAACACCATCGCGGGAGGACCAACGGGAGGAGACAGCCAGAACTCCCGGAAGCGGACCTACCGCCAGGCCGAGATGGAGGTGGCCGAGCCGAGCTCTCGGCTGTCCGAGGTCATCACCTATGGCCCCGCTGACCCCGTTCCTGCGGCCTCCAGCAATCACGAGGCTCTTGTGATTGAAATTCTCACCAACAACTACGTAGTCAAAAAGGTCTATGTTGACCCCGGAAGCTCGGTAGACGTCTTGTACTACCGAACTTTCGAAAGTTTGAAGCTGACCAGGGAGCAACTCACTCCTGTCAGAACTCCCCTCGTGGGATTCGGGGGACACGTCGTCCACCCGGAGGGCATGTTGACCCTGATGGTAACAATCGGGCGTCATCCACGCTGCCGAACTGTGCCTGTCAGTTTTGCGGTGGTCAAAGCAGACCCCCCCTACAATATGCTGATAGGCCGGCCCACGCTCAATGCCTTGAGAGCCGTATACTCCACCTACCACCTGAGTTTTAAATTCCTAACACCTGCGGGGGTGGCCGAGGTAAGCAGTGATGTGGGCGCCGCCCGGAAGTGCTACCTCGCCACCATTCAAGCAGCAGTCACACCCCGACCCTCACCGAGGTCAGAAGAAAAGAGGCCAGCGGTCCTCTCCATAGACTGCATCGACCCTCAGAAGGCAGGAGACCCCAACAGGCTGGAGCCCGGGGATGAGGTGGAACTGGTGGTCTTGGATGAAGCGAAACTTGACCAAGTGGTCCAAGTAGGGGCTGGACTCCCCTCACCCCTGAAAGAAGAAATGATCTCCCTGATAAAAGACCACCGAGACGTCTTCGCGTGGTCCGCGGATGAAGTGGTCGGAGTGCCACCCGAGCTCATGACTCACCAACTCAACGTTGACCCACAGGCCCGACCTGTGCGACAGAAGCGAAGGCACTTCGGCCCCGAACATAGCAAGGCCATATCGGATGAGGTCGACAAGCTCTTGCCGGCCAAAATGATCCACGAGATCCAATATCCCACCTGGTTGTCCAATCCAGTCATGGTCAAAAAGGACACCGGTTGA
- the LOC113696377 gene encoding protein VAPYRIN-LIKE-like: MDRLVKPDLQELCLPFARGRRCCATFKLTNLMHTMSVAVSLTTTNPSLFNFSQPFSVIPPLSTSAFTLSLSHTPTGIYSDQPPLSSPPDSVLVRSSMLPTGKAHHDDLRQLFSKPGPHIFRDAALPVSFVGPHVVESLILAPSPKSLEVAFLLSKAILWCDRRQLTSLLRCSARRGNADVASALIEAGADVNDRDEEGQSAMSLAVKSGNIGVVQVLIESGYSMEHSVDLFLHDAAAMNRLDILEILCLGYSDIDMNSTDSRGQTALHLAAHHGHLDVVRFLVSEGSDPDVVDGKGWAPLHYATREAHVEAVEFLLEHSVSAKYAVTKEGKTAFDLAKDEEQTHMYNMLRLGDDLHRAARTEDDVEAIKNCLGQGAKVNSRDQNGWTPLHRAAFKGRIESVKVLINHGAEVDKVNDIGYTPLHLAVEAGHMQVALCLMAHGARANLKSLKAELVPSTTILLL; encoded by the coding sequence ATGGACCGACTGGTGAAGCCAGACTTGCAAGAACTCTGCCTGCCCTTCGCCAGAGGCCGAAGATGCTGTGCAACCTTCAAGTTAACCAACCTGATGCATACCATGTCCGTCGCCGTTTCTCTCACCACCACCAATCCATCGCTCTTCAACTTCTCGCAACCTTTCTCCGTCATCCCACCTCTTTCTACTTCCGCTTTCACTCTTTCCTTGTCTCATACTCCGACTGGTATATATTCTGACCAGCCTCCCCTCTCTTCACCTCCAGACAGCGTCCTCGTCCGGTCATCCATGCTTCCCACGGGGAAGGCCCATCACGATGACCTCCGCCAGTTGTTCTCCAAACCGGGCCCCCACATCTTCAGGGATGCTGCGCTCCCCGTCTCCTTCGTGGGACCTCATGTGGTGGAGTCTCTGATTCTCGCGCCCTCGCCCAAGTCCCTGGAAGTCGCTTTTCTTCTATCCAAAGCCATCCTTTGGTGTGACAGAAGGCAGCTCACTTCGCTGCTTCGGTGCTCTGCCAGGCGCGGAAACGCGGACGTGGCATCCGCCCTGATTGAAGCCGGTGCAGATGTTAACGACAGGGACGAAGAGGGGCAATCCGCCATGTCCCTGGCCGTCAAGTCTGGAAATATTGGTGTTGTCCAGGTCTTGATTGAGTCAGGTTATTCAATGGAGCATTCAGTTGATCTGTTTTTACACGATGCGGCGGCTATGAACCGCTTGGACATATTGGAAATCTTGTGTCTGGGTTATTCAGATATTGATATGAATTCGACTGACTCCCGGGGGCAAACTGCTCTTCATTTAGCTGCCCATCACGGACACCTTGACGTTGTTCGATTTCTTGTATCAGAAGGGAGCGATCCTGATGTCGTCGATGGCAAAGGATGGGCTCCGCTTCATTATGCTACACGGGAAGCCCACGTCGAAGCCGTCGAATTCTTGTTGGAGCATTCAGTTTCCGCTAAATATGCTGTAACAAAAGAAGGAAAGACGGCGTTCGATCTGGCCAAGGATGAGGAGCAGACTCATATGTACAATATGTTACGTTTAGGCGATGATTTGCATAGAGCGGCGAGGACGGAAGACGACGTGGAAGCGATCAAGAATTGTTTGGGCCAAGGGGCGAAGGTGAATTCCAGGGATCAAAATGGTTGGACTCCCCTGCACAGAGCTGCATTCAAGGGTCGGATAGAGAGCGTGAAGGTCCTGATCAACCATGGAGCTGAGGTGGATAAGGTAAATGATATTGGATACACCCCACTTCACCTGGCGGTCGAGGCCGGTCATATGCAGGTTGCATTGTGCCTCATGGCCCATGGGGCTAGAGCTAATTTGAAAAGTCTCAAAGCAGAGCTTGTTCCCTCAACAACCATCCTTCTCTTGTAA
- the LOC113717122 gene encoding histone H2AX-like, producing MSSITTATKSTGGGRGKGKGSKSVSRSEKAGLQFPVGRIARFLKKGRYAQRVGSGSPVYLSAVLEYLAAEVLELAGNAARDNKRNRIIPRHIQLAVRNDEELSKLLGAVTIANGGVMPNIHQNLLPKKAAGGKAEIGSVSQEF from the exons ATGAGCTCAATAACAACAGCAACCAAATCCACCGGTGGCGGCCGAGGCAAGGGCAAAGGCTCCAAATCGGTGTCCAGATCTGAGAAGGCCGGTCTCCAGTTCCCAGTCGGTCGGATTGCTCGATTCCTCAAGAAAGGCCGTTATGCCCAGCGCGTTGGCTCTGGTTCACCGGTTTACCTCTCCGCCGTTCTGGAATACCTTGCAGCTGAG GTGCTGGAGCTTGCTGGAAATGCTGCTAGAGATAACAAGAGGAACAGGATCATACCCAGGCACATTCAGTTGGCGGTGAGGAATGATGAAGAGTTGAGCAAGTTGCTTGGAGCTGTGACCATTGCCAATGGAGGGGTTATGCCAAACATTCATCAGAATCTGCTGCCCAAGAAGGCTGCCGGTGGGAAGGCAGAGATCGGCTCCGTGTCCCAGGAATTTTAG
- the LOC113717129 gene encoding histone H2AX, which yields MSSTGGSTKGGRGKPKSSKSVSRSQKAGLQFPVGRIARFLKAGKYAERVGAGAPVYLSAVLEYLAAEVLELAGNAARDNKKNRIVPRHIQLAVRNDEELSKLLGAVTIANGGVLPNIHQNLLPKKVGKGKGDIGSASQEF from the exons ATGAGTTCCACCGGAGGCTCCACCAAGGGCGGCAGAGGCAAGCCCAAATCATCTAAATCCGTCTCCCGATCTCAGAAAGCTGGTCTACAGTTCCCCGTCGGTCGAATCGCCCGTTTCCTCAAAGCCGGTAAATATGCTGAACGCGTTGGCGCTGGTGCCCCCGTCTACCTCTCCGCGGTTCTTGAATACCTTGCTGCTGAG GTTCTCGAACTTGCCGGGAATGCCGCGAGAGATAACAAGAAGAATAGGATCGTGCCAAGGCACATACAACTCGCTGTGAGGAATGACGAGGAGTTAAGCAAGCTTTTGGGTGCTGTTACCATTGCAAACGGTGGTGTCCTGCCTAACATTCATCAAAATCTTTTACCCAAAAAGGTTGGCAAAGGAAAAGGCGACATTGGATCTGCGTCTcaagaattttag